The following coding sequences lie in one Rutidosis leptorrhynchoides isolate AG116_Rl617_1_P2 chromosome 6, CSIRO_AGI_Rlap_v1, whole genome shotgun sequence genomic window:
- the LOC139853460 gene encoding receptor-like protein 6 — MAPYLYQFSFIRMFFFFTYILAIFTRTKSLLSHDDECTALFQLKQSVLHQDSNFFNSWRKITNNKSDNDSDCCLWNGVVCSKNKGRHVIELDLSKTSLQGPISSNSTIFNLVYLQKLNLSLNDFSNSRIPTEIGHLKQLRTLDLSNSSFNGQIPGEISYLTQLSWLDLSLNPLQSPSLDRLLRNMTALEVLRLSGVEINSFIPRFLANFSSLTSILLNNCQLQDEFPSSIFHLPKLKILAIRNNSNLSGTFPEFQNNTLLEILDLGTTGFSGIIPEHSFSKLTNLAVLDLRYCNFVGPLPVTLSNLTQLTFLSLRYNEFTGRFPSLVSVLKLVNLDISSINFDQGSLPDWIGKLYELRTLYLEDVNLSSEIPPPFSNLTKLSITSLEGNSIYGRIPSSFMNLTQLTVISLDRNQLEGPISSAFSNFKNLTYLSLVNNNFSGTVFLDTFAGLNKLETLYLDYNNISFVDSNNYTSVVLPALKNLGLSFCNLNEFPTFLRFQNNMEVLLLKENKIAGLVPVWFWNNSLETLQFIELSLNSITGFEQHPVYLPWVNLGLFGIMYNQLQGQLPVPPPTIVYYYVNNNNLTGEIPSSICEARSLKLLDLSFNNMNGTLPSCLGSLSNSLSTLNLKGNNFHGTMMNEFTDGCLLSMIDLSANQFTGKLSRSLANCTGLEVLSLRDNLFDDVFPYWLGPLAELQVLILGSNKLHGAIQDSSTHDSQFSNLRIIDLSNNDFSGQLPQSYIKSWQAMKSVYVGNSSYIVLKSLTNGLSGTYHYSMTLTNKGVKTEYLKILNVFVAIDLSSNNFDGPIPVALQDLRGLQSLNLSNNHLSGPILPSLGNLANLESLDLSQNGLTGEIPQELLQLDFLALLNVSFNNLDGPIPQGKQFFTFQNNSYMNNPGLCGEPLSKGCGSSNAPTTSNTSEYASDRSFLPDDILNWMVIFSGVVSGFVVGLVLWNSRYARYRDWLIDRFGMREDKWVRPIRNTKRSN; from the coding sequence atgGCTCCATACTTGTATCAGTTCAGCTTCATCCGAATGTTCTTTTTCTTTACATACATATTAGCCATCTTCACGCGTACCAAATCGTTACTGAGCCATGATGACGAATGCACCGCTTTATTCCAACTTAAGCAGAGTGTGCTTCATCAAGATTCCAACTTTTTTAACTCTTGGAGGAAGATCACAAACAATAAATCAGATAATGATTCTGATTGTTGTTTGTGGAATGGTGTGGTATGTAGCAAAAATAAGGGGCGTCATGTAATCGAGCTTGACTTGAGCAAAACTTCTCTCCAGGGACCTATCAGCTCAAATAGTACTATTTTCAATCTTGTTTATCTTCAAAAGCTTAACCTCTCGCTGAACGATTTTTCAAACTCTCGAATTCCAACTGAGATTGGTCATCTAAAGCAATTAAGGACGCTTGATCTTTCTAATTCAAGCTTCAACGGCCAAATCCCTGGTGAGATTTCATATTTAACCCAATTGTCTTGGTTAGATTTGTCTTTGAATCCTCTTCAAAGTCCAAGCCTTGACCGTTTGTTGCGAAACATGACCGCACTTGAAGTGCTCCGTCTCTCGGGGGTTGAAATCAATTCTTTCATACCTCGTTTCTTAGCCAATTTTTCTTCCTTGACGTCAATCCTACTCAACAATTGTCAGCTTCAAGATGAATTCCCATCATCAATATTTCACTTACCAAAGCTGAAAATTCTTGCAATAAGAAACAATTCAAACCTTAGTGGCACCTTTCCTGAATTCCAAAACAACACCTTACTCGAAATTTTGGATTTGGGTACTACAGGTTTCTCTGGGATTATTCCAGAACATTCTTTCAGTAAATTAACCAATTTGGCCGTCTTGGACCTTCGCTATTGCAATTTCGTGGGGCCtcttccggttacactgtctaacTTGACACAACTCACTTTCTTGAGTCTCCGTTACAATGAGTTCACAGGACGTTTTCCTTCATTGGTTAGTGTACTGAAACTCGTTAATTTGGATATTAGTAGTATCAATTTCGATCAAGGAAGCTTGCCCGATTGGATTGGAAAGCTTTATGAGCTTAGAACACTTTATCTGGAAGATGTTAACTTATCCTCTGAAATTCCACCTCCTTTTTCAAACCTAACAAAACTTAGCATCACCAGTTTAGAAGGTAATTCTATATATGGCCGTATCCCATCTTCCTTTATGAACCTCACACAACTAACAGTGATAAGCCTTGACAGAAATCAGTTGGAAGGACCAATTTCTAGTGCTTTTTCCAATTTTAAAAACCTCACATATCTTAGCCTTGTTAATAACAATTTTAGTGGTACAGTTTTCCTTGACACGTTTGCAGGACTCAACAAGCTTGAAACTCTTTATCTTGATTATAACAATATATCTTTTGTCGATTCAAATAACTACACCAGTGTCGTCCTACCGGCATTGAAAAATCTAGGACTGTCATTTTGCAATTTAAATGAATTTCCTACTTTTTTACGCTTCCAAAACAACATGGAGGTATTACttttaaaagaaaacaaaattGCAGGCCTTGTACCAGTATGGTTTTGGAACAACAGTCTTGAAACATTGCAGTTTATCGAACTTTCCTTAAATTCAATCACTGGTTTTGAACAGCATCCTGTATATCTTCCATGGGTTAATTTAGGTTTATTCGGTATAATGTATAATCAGCTACAAGGACAACTTCCAGTACCACCACCCACCATTGTTTATTACTATGTAAACAATAATAACTTAACAGGAGAAATACCATCGTCGATATGTGAAGCGAGATCTCTTAAATTGCTAGATTTGTCCTTTAATAACATGAATGGAACTCTTCCTTCATGTTTAGGCAGCTTAAGTAATTCATTATCCACGTTGAATCTCAAAGGAAATAACTTTCATGGCACAATGATGAATGAATTCACAGATGGGTGTCTGTTGAGTATGATCGATTTAAGCGCAAATCAGTTTACTGGGAAGTTATCAAGATCATTAGCAAATTGTACTGGGTTAGAGGTTCTTTCTCTTAGAGATAACTTGTTCGATGACGTTTTTCCATATTGGCTTGGACCTCTTGCTGAACTACAAGTTCTCATTTTAGGGTCCAACAAATTACATGGTGCAATTCAAGATTCGTCAACTCATGATTCACAGTTCTCAAATTTGCGTATCATTGACCTCTCAAATAATGATTTTAGTGGTCAGTTGCCTCAGAGCTACATCAAGAGTTGGCAAGCAATGAAATCGGTTTATGTTGGCAACTCAAGTTATATTGTTTTAAAATCGTTGACTAATGGTCTCTCGGGCACTTACCACTACTCAATGAcattaactaacaaaggtgttaagACAGAGTACTTGAAAATCTTGAATGTATTCGTAGCCATTGATCTTTCTAGTAACAATTTTGATGGACCAATTCCTGTAGCGCTTCAAGATCTTCGAGGGCTACAATCTCTTAATCTTTCGAACAACCATCTTTCAGGTCCTATCTTGCCATCTTTGGGGAATCTAGCCAATCTTGAATCGTTAGATCTCTCCCAAAACGGTCTAACGGGAGAGATTCCTCAAGAACTATTGCAGCTTGACTTCCTAGCCCTTTTGAATGTGTCATTTAACAATCTTGATGGGCCTATTCCTCAAGGTAAACAATTCTTTACATTTCAGAACAATTCATACATGAATAATCCCGGATTGTGTGGAGAACCGTTATCCAAGGGATGTGGAAGTTCAAACGCACCAACAACGAGCAACACTAGTGAGTATGCATCCGATCGGTCTTTCCTTCCAGATGATATACTTAATTGGATGGTCATATTCTCAGGTGTTGTAAGCGGTTTTGTGGTCGGCCTGGTTTTATGGAACTCTCGATATGCAAGGTACCGTGATTGGCTCATTGATAGATTCGGGATGAGGGAAGACAAATGGGTAAGGCCTATCAGGAACACCAAAAGATCAAACTGA